A DNA window from Patagioenas fasciata isolate bPatFas1 chromosome 1, bPatFas1.hap1, whole genome shotgun sequence contains the following coding sequences:
- the SLC35E3 gene encoding solute carrier family 35 member E3: protein MGWLPAQGRLAAGLLVNLAASICIVFLNKWLYVRLGFPNLSLTLVHFAITWLGLYLCQALGAFSPKSLQPAQVLPLALSFCGFVVFTNLSLQSNTIGTYQLAKAMTTPVIVVIQSLAYGKTFPLRIKLTLVPITLGVFLNSYYDVKFSVLGMAFATLGVLVTSLYQVWVGAKQHELQVNSMQLLYYQAPMSSAMLLFIIPFFEPVFGEGGIFGPWTLSAVIMVLLSGIIAFMVNLSIYWIIGNTSPVTYNMFGHFKFCITLLGGCLLFKDPLSVNQGLGILCTLFGILAYTHFKLSEQESNKSKLVQRP, encoded by the exons ATGGGCTGGCTGCCGGCGCAGGGGCGGCTGGCGGCGGGGCTGCTGGTGAACTTGGCCGCCTCCATCTGCATCGTCTTCCTGAACAAGTGGCTGTACGTGCGGCTGGGCTTCCCCAACCTCAGCCTCACCCTGGTGCACTTCGCCATCACCTGGCTGGGCCTCTACCTGTGCCAGGCGCTCGGTGCCTTCTCCCCCAAGAGCCTGCAGCCCGCGCAGGTGCTGCCCTTGGCCCTCAGCTTCTGCGGCTTCGTCGTCTTCACCAACCTCTCCCTGCAGAGTAACACCATCGGTACCTACCAGCTGGCCAAAGCCATGACCACGCCGGTCATCGTGGTCATCCAGAGCCTGGCTTACGGGAAGACCTTCCCACTCCGTATCAAGCTCACCCTG GTCCCCATCACGCTCGGCGTTTTCCTCAACTCCTACTACGACGTGAAGTTCAGCGTCCTCGGGATGGCGTTTGCCACTCTGGGTGTCCTGGTGACCTCCCTCTACCAAGTG tGGGTAGGAGCCAAGCAGCATGAGTTGCAGGTAAACTCTATGCAGTTGCTGTACTATCAGGCACCAATGTCCTCAGCTATGTTGTTGTTCATCATACCCTTTTTTGAACCGGTCTTTGGAGAAGGGGGAATATTTGGGCCCTGGACGCTTTCTGCTGTG ATAATGGTACTGCTGTCTGGAATAATAGCCTTTATGGTAAACTTGTCCATTTACTGGATCATTGGAAATACATCACCTGTCAC GTATAACATGTTTGGACATTTCAAGTTCTGCATCACGCTCCTGGGAGGGTGCCTCTTATTTAAGGATCCACTGTCTGTTAATCAAGGCCTAGGGATTCTGTGCACATTGTTTGGCATTTTAGCTTACACCCACTTCAAGCTTAGCGAGCAGGAAAGCAATAAGAGTAAATTGGTTCAGCGTCCATGA